Proteins co-encoded in one Pocillopora verrucosa isolate sample1 chromosome 1, ASM3666991v2, whole genome shotgun sequence genomic window:
- the LOC131781605 gene encoding trace amine-associated receptor 3-like isoform X1 produces the protein MTSSEVAGNSTTSYNSLCVERLYGFHLKILIATLNIPLSVTAILGNVLIIIALQNVSTPLRPPSKLLFRYLASTDLAVGLVTQPLIVVFLLVPEKSGSCLYLTIIGKATSVLFGGVSLLTLTAISVERLLALLLGIRYRQFLSLRRIKVMIFIFWLIGAAIAGMFIFRLLIAAVSGSILLLSCTATSTFCYTKIYRVLRHHGRQVNVQQEATGAPASLNIARYRKTLSTAMWVQMTFLACYLPFGIVQVIISVTALRAPSIDLARDLTGTIVFLNSTLNPFLYCWKISAVRRIVKDKIRRWFCF, from the coding sequence ATGACGAGTTCAGAAGTGGCTGGAAACAGCACGACAAGCTACAATTCGTTATGCGTCGAGCGTCTTTATGGATTTCATCTGAAAATATTGATCGCCACATTGAATATTCCGTTATCAGTAACGGCCATTCTGGGTAACGTTCTAATTATTATCGCACTTCAGAATGTGTCCACGCCTCTACGTCCACCATCTAAACTTCTCTTCCGATACCTTGCAAGCACAGATCTGGCGGTAGGACTCGTTACACAGCCTTTAATAGTTGTCTTTTTGCTTGTGCCAGAGAAATCTGGCAGCTGCCTTTACCTTACCATCATAGGTAAGGCAACCAGTGTGTTGTTTGGTGGAGTATCGTTGTTAACACTGACTGCAATTAGCGTGGAAAGGCTGCTTGCTTTGCTACTGGGGATTCGGTAcagacaatttctttctttaaggcgaataaaagtaatgattttcatattttggcTCATTGGAGCAGCAATTGCaggaatgtttattttcaggCTCTTGATTGCTGCAGTCAGCGGCAGCATACTACTACTATCATGCACAGCAACGTCAACTTTCTGTTACACGAAAATTTATCGTGTGCTACGCCATCATGGCAGACAAGTAAATGTTCAACAAGAGGCCACCGGAGCACCAGCTTCCCTAAACATTGCGCGATACAGAAAAACATTGTCCACTGCAATGTGGGTGCAAATGACATTCCTTGCCTGTTATCTCCCTTTCGGAATTGTCCAAGTCATAATTTCTGTCACTGCATTACGAGCACCATCCATTGACTTAGCTCGGGATCTTACAGGCACCATCGTGTTCTTAAACTCAACActaaacccgtttctttactgctggaagataagcGCAGTAAGGCGAATAGTAAAGGACAAGATCAGACGGTGGTTTTGCTTTTAA
- the LOC131781424 gene encoding homeobox protein HMX3-A — MEEKTRSNPFSISNILNNGSSRESHGRKELEIATETGGTHDRQRAELTNKEGCETRRPDASPSHLNRRLEYDFDDWSRASVEDSLDKDDRSSEGDKKDINKKRRKKKTRTVFSRSQVYQLESTFDIKRYLSSSERAGLASQLHLTETQVKIWFQNRRNKWKRQLAAEMEAASLAQASHQRMVRVPILYREQSRPSELSTHAPYSFYHPSYPGLAQYSQHYSQFLPPHLRPSPMSSLL, encoded by the exons ATGGAGGAGAAGACTCGATCGAACCCGTTTTCGATTTCCAATATTTTGAACAACGGCAGCTCTAGAGAGAGTCACGGGAGAAAAGAGTTGGAGATAGCGACTGAGACGGGAGGAACACATGACAGACAGCGCGCTGAACTTACAAATAAAGAAGGTTGCGAAACTCGCCGGCCTGATGCAAGCCCTTCACACCTAAATAGAAGACTGGAGTACGACTTTGATGACTGGAGCAGGGCGTCCGTTGAAG ATTCATTGGATAAAGACGACCGATCCTCAGAAGGTGACAAGAAAGATATCAATAAGAAACGAAGGAAGAAGAAGACAAGAACGGTGTTCTCTCGAAGTCAAGTATATCAACTGGAGTCGACATTTGATATAAAAAGGTATCTTTCCTCTTCGGAACGAGCTGGCTTGGCCTCACAACTTCACCTAACGGAAACGCAAGTTAAAATATGGTTCCAGAACCGGCGGAACAAATGGAAGAGACAACTCGCTGCCGAAATGGAAGCAGCAAGTTTAGCTCAAGCGAGCCACCAAAGAATGGTACGTGTTCCTATTCTGTACAGGGAGCAAAGTCGTCCCAGTGAACTATCAACACACGCTCCGTACTCGTTTTACCATCCTTCATATCCGGGTTTAGCTCAGTATTCACAGCACTATTCACAATTTCTTCCTCCTCATCTAAGACCATCGCCGATGTCCTCTTTGCTATAA